Proteins encoded in a region of the Halothiobacillus diazotrophicus genome:
- the eno gene encoding phosphopyruvate hydratase, with protein MTAIEGVRARQVIDSRGNPTVEAEVTVTGGFMGRAIVPSGASTGIREAIELRDGDKTRFGGKGVSKAVANVNGEIAAAIMGMDVNDLAAIDDVMIKLDGTENKSRLGANALLAVSLAAAHAGAAAAGKPLFAYLGGDEAVTLPVPMMNIINGGAHADNSVDMQEFMIIPAGAPSFSEALRYGTEIFHTLKKVLSDRGLSTTVGDEGGFAPDLESNEAAIQVIIEAIKQAGYVPGKDVFIGLDAASSEFYKDGKYHLEAEGRSFTAAEMVDLLAGWVDKYPILSIEDGMAEQDWAGWALLTERLGKKTQLVGDDLFVTNVKILREGIDKGIANSILIKVNQIGTLSETLATMKLADERSYTNVVSHRSGETEDTTIADLAVATNAGQIKTGSLSRSDRMAKYNQLLRIEEALGSRARFPGLSVFGR; from the coding sequence ATGACAGCCATCGAAGGCGTACGCGCAAGACAAGTGATTGATTCCCGTGGCAACCCGACCGTCGAGGCCGAGGTGACCGTTACCGGCGGTTTCATGGGGCGGGCCATCGTTCCTTCCGGGGCATCCACGGGGATCCGTGAGGCGATCGAACTGCGCGACGGCGACAAGACCCGCTTCGGTGGCAAGGGCGTGAGCAAGGCGGTTGCCAACGTGAACGGCGAGATCGCCGCCGCGATCATGGGTATGGACGTCAACGATCTCGCGGCAATCGATGACGTGATGATCAAGCTCGACGGTACCGAAAACAAGTCCCGCCTGGGTGCGAATGCCCTGCTGGCGGTATCTCTGGCGGCGGCGCATGCGGGTGCGGCGGCGGCCGGCAAGCCCCTGTTCGCCTATCTGGGCGGCGACGAGGCGGTGACCCTGCCGGTGCCCATGATGAACATCATCAATGGTGGTGCCCATGCCGACAATTCCGTGGACATGCAGGAATTCATGATCATTCCGGCGGGGGCCCCGAGTTTCTCCGAAGCCCTGCGTTACGGCACCGAGATTTTCCATACGCTGAAGAAGGTGCTGTCCGATCGCGGTCTGAGCACGACGGTAGGCGACGAGGGCGGTTTCGCACCGGATCTCGAGTCGAACGAGGCGGCGATTCAGGTGATCATCGAGGCCATCAAGCAGGCAGGTTACGTCCCCGGCAAGGATGTCTTCATCGGTCTGGATGCCGCGAGTTCCGAGTTTTACAAGGATGGCAAGTATCATCTTGAAGCCGAAGGTCGCTCCTTCACCGCCGCAGAGATGGTCGATCTGCTGGCTGGCTGGGTCGATAAGTACCCGATCCTCTCGATCGAGGACGGCATGGCCGAGCAGGACTGGGCGGGCTGGGCACTGCTCACCGAGCGTCTGGGCAAGAAGACGCAACTGGTGGGCGACGACCTGTTCGTCACCAACGTGAAGATCCTGCGTGAAGGAATCGACAAGGGGATCGCCAACTCGATCCTCATCAAGGTCAACCAGATCGGTACGCTTTCCGAAACGCTGGCGACAATGAAGCTGGCCGATGAGCGGAGCTACACCAACGTGGTTTCCCACCGTTCCGGCGAAACCGAGGACACCACCATCGCCGATCTGGCGGTGGCCACCAATGCCGGTCAGATCAAGACGGGCTCCCTGTCCCGCTCCGACCGGATGGCCAAGTACAACCAGCTGTTGCGCATCGAAGAGGCGCTTGGCTCGCGTGCCCGTTTCCCCGGTCTGTCGGTGTTCGGACGCTGA
- a CDS encoding FtsB family cell division protein, giving the protein MRILLLVLFVLLGALQWRLWFSDASLPNIWKKEQRLNDLTMSQDYLVERNRKLAAEVDDLKTGLGAVEARARLDLGLIGPHETFYQVIEDTRPDQITPSLAPGDADLSGGDGSAAKAPDPSTARGAGQTPPVASARAR; this is encoded by the coding sequence ATGCGCATTCTGCTCCTGGTTCTGTTTGTCCTGCTCGGTGCCTTGCAGTGGCGTCTCTGGTTTAGTGACGCCTCGCTGCCGAATATCTGGAAAAAGGAGCAGCGCCTGAACGATCTGACGATGTCCCAGGATTATCTGGTTGAGCGCAACCGAAAACTGGCGGCTGAAGTGGATGATCTCAAGACGGGCCTGGGAGCTGTCGAAGCGCGGGCCCGGTTGGATCTCGGCTTGATCGGCCCCCACGAAACCTTTTATCAGGTAATCGAGGATACCCGGCCCGATCAGATTACGCCGAGTCTGGCGCCCGGGGACGCTGACTTGTCCGGAGGTGACGGCTCGGCGGCGAAGGCGCCGGATCCGTCGACGGCTCGCGGTGCGGGCCAGACGCCTCCGGTGGCGAGTGCCCGTGCCCGCTAA
- the ispD gene encoding 2-C-methyl-D-erythritol 4-phosphate cytidylyltransferase encodes MIPAAGQGTRMQSPVAKQYLLLGERAMLVVTLSRFADLPGLQGAVLALGPGDEIATDLLSGFSDFPLHFVQGGETRACSVRAALEYLSALPDCSQDAWVAVHDAARPCVHPADVGRLLMRVAAAGDRAGGLLAAPVRDTLKRSTDLGRVAATVPREQVFHALTPQVFPLDRLMSAMDLARMAGANLTDEASALEFIGAAPLLVEGRADNIKVTHPEDLPLARLILRSQGVLADENAAIDHGGDQSGETCYV; translated from the coding sequence GTGATCCCTGCGGCAGGGCAGGGGACTCGGATGCAGTCGCCGGTCGCCAAGCAGTACCTGTTGCTTGGCGAGCGCGCGATGCTCGTTGTGACATTGTCCCGATTTGCCGATCTGCCCGGTTTGCAGGGGGCTGTGCTGGCCCTGGGGCCGGGCGATGAGATCGCTACGGACCTGTTGTCCGGGTTTTCCGATTTTCCCCTGCACTTCGTTCAGGGCGGCGAAACGCGCGCCTGCAGCGTCCGCGCCGCCCTGGAATATTTATCGGCGCTGCCGGACTGTTCCCAGGATGCCTGGGTTGCCGTGCATGATGCGGCGCGCCCCTGTGTCCACCCCGCCGATGTGGGGCGCTTGCTGATGCGGGTGGCGGCAGCGGGCGATCGGGCCGGTGGACTGCTGGCAGCGCCGGTTCGGGATACCCTGAAACGGTCGACGGATCTGGGGCGAGTTGCTGCGACTGTTCCCCGCGAGCAGGTTTTCCATGCCCTGACGCCCCAGGTCTTCCCCCTTGATCGATTGATGTCCGCGATGGATCTGGCCAGGATGGCCGGCGCGAATCTGACGGACGAGGCTTCAGCGCTTGAGTTCATCGGCGCTGCCCCGCTACTGGTTGAAGGGCGTGCCGACAACATCAAGGTGACGCATCCCGAAGATCTTCCTCTGGCTCGGCTGATTCTACGTTCGCAGGGCGTGCTGGCTGATGAGAATGCAGCCATCGATCATGGTGGCGATCAATCCGGAGAAACGTGCTATGTCTGA
- the ispF gene encoding 2-C-methyl-D-erythritol 2,4-cyclodiphosphate synthase — protein MSDSGAASAIPFRIGQGFDVHAFKPGDHLMIGGVRIPFDQAFRAHSDGDVLLHALCDALLGAAALGDIGRLYPDNDPAFAGIDSTLLLADVYRRVEALGWRVGNLDMTIIAQAPRMAPHVPAMRARIAEVLGVSVDVINIKATTTERLGFTGRGEGIAAESIALLCR, from the coding sequence ATGTCTGATTCAGGCGCCGCTTCAGCTATTCCATTTCGTATCGGTCAGGGTTTCGATGTGCACGCATTCAAGCCCGGCGACCATCTCATGATCGGCGGCGTCCGAATTCCTTTCGATCAGGCGTTTCGCGCCCACTCAGACGGCGACGTTCTGCTTCATGCGCTTTGCGATGCCCTGCTGGGTGCGGCTGCACTCGGCGATATCGGTCGTCTCTATCCCGACAACGATCCGGCCTTTGCGGGGATCGATAGCACGCTGCTGCTCGCCGATGTGTACCGTCGGGTCGAGGCGCTGGGATGGCGGGTCGGCAATCTGGACATGACCATCATTGCTCAGGCGCCGCGTATGGCCCCCCATGTTCCTGCGATGCGTGCACGCATCGCCGAGGTTTTGGGTGTTTCCGTCGACGTTATCAACATCAAGGCCACCACCACGGAACGCCTGGGTTTCACCGGTCGCGGCGAAGGGATTGCCGCAGAATCGATCGCCTTGCTCTGTCGCTAG
- the rpsB gene encoding 30S ribosomal protein S2 translates to MASISMRQMIEAGVHFGHQTRYWNPGMAPFIFGQRNRIHIINLEKTVPMFNDALNFIGKVVSGGGTVMFVGTKRSARESVAEQAARCGMPYVNYRWLGGMMTNYATVRQSVRRLKSLQTMEQDGSFGKLNKKEALMLSREREKLERSLGGIQDMERLPSALFVIDVGHEDIAVIEANKLGIPVIGIVDTNSSAKGIDYVIPGNDDAIRAIQLYTTAVADAVLEAKGASAIAPSDFVEEAAADQA, encoded by the coding sequence ATGGCATCAATTAGCATGCGTCAAATGATCGAGGCTGGCGTGCATTTCGGTCACCAGACTCGTTACTGGAACCCGGGCATGGCGCCCTTCATTTTCGGTCAGCGCAACCGTATCCACATCATCAACCTGGAAAAGACCGTACCGATGTTCAACGACGCGTTGAACTTCATCGGCAAGGTCGTGAGCGGCGGCGGTACCGTCATGTTCGTCGGCACGAAGCGCTCCGCACGTGAGTCCGTAGCCGAGCAGGCAGCTCGTTGCGGCATGCCGTACGTCAACTATCGCTGGTTGGGCGGTATGATGACCAACTATGCGACCGTGCGTCAGTCCGTGCGTCGTCTGAAGTCGCTCCAGACGATGGAGCAGGACGGTTCGTTCGGCAAACTGAACAAGAAAGAAGCCCTGATGCTGAGCCGCGAGCGCGAGAAGCTCGAGCGTTCTCTGGGCGGTATCCAGGATATGGAACGGCTGCCGAGCGCCCTGTTCGTGATCGACGTCGGTCATGAAGACATCGCGGTCATCGAAGCGAACAAGCTGGGTATCCCGGTGATTGGTATCGTTGATACCAACAGCAGCGCCAAGGGCATCGACTATGTGATCCCGGGCAACGACGACGCGATCCGCGCCATTCAACTGTACACCACCGCCGTGGCCGATGCCGTGCTGGAAGCCAAGGGCGCCTCCGCGATTGCGCCTTCGGACTTCGTTGAAGAGGCTGCGGCCGATCAGGCCTGA
- the tsf gene encoding translation elongation factor Ts: MTTISAGLVKELRERTGSGMMECKRALVETQGDIEAAIEYMRKNGMAKADKKAGRVAAEGQIGVAVSADGRSAALIEVNSETDFVAKNPDFAGFVQLLADQVLQNDPSDMDALLAMTVNGQSIEDMRKALVAKLGENIQIRRFERYSTEGVVGAYRHGERIGVLVELVSGGDVDLARDIAMHVAASRPLCVNESDVDADLVAKEREIFIAQAADSGKPADIIEKMVEGRIRKFLAESALVGQPFVKDPDQTVGKLLKSKGATCVRFARLEVGEGIEKETGDFAAEVMAQVKGA; encoded by the coding sequence ATGACGACGATTAGTGCAGGTCTGGTCAAGGAACTGCGGGAGCGTACCGGTTCCGGCATGATGGAATGCAAGCGCGCGCTCGTTGAAACCCAGGGCGATATCGAAGCGGCCATCGAATACATGCGCAAGAACGGTATGGCCAAGGCCGACAAGAAGGCCGGTCGCGTCGCGGCTGAAGGGCAGATTGGCGTGGCCGTGTCTGCGGATGGCCGCAGCGCAGCGTTGATCGAAGTCAACTCTGAAACCGATTTCGTTGCGAAGAACCCGGACTTTGCCGGTTTCGTACAACTGCTCGCCGATCAGGTGCTGCAGAACGATCCGTCCGACATGGATGCGCTGCTGGCCATGACGGTCAATGGACAGTCCATCGAAGACATGCGCAAGGCGCTGGTAGCCAAGCTGGGCGAGAACATCCAGATTCGTCGTTTCGAGCGTTACAGCACCGAGGGTGTCGTCGGCGCCTACCGTCATGGCGAGCGCATCGGCGTTCTGGTTGAACTGGTCAGCGGCGGCGACGTCGATCTGGCGCGCGATATCGCCATGCACGTGGCTGCCAGCCGTCCGCTGTGCGTCAACGAGTCCGATGTGGATGCGGATCTGGTTGCGAAAGAGCGCGAGATCTTCATTGCTCAGGCGGCGGACAGCGGCAAGCCGGCCGACATCATCGAGAAGATGGTTGAAGGCCGGATTCGCAAGTTCCTGGCGGAGTCCGCGCTGGTTGGTCAGCCGTTCGTCAAGGATCCGGACCAGACCGTTGGCAAACTGTTGAAGAGCAAGGGCGCCACCTGCGTTCGTTTTGCCCGTCTGGAAGTAGGCGAGGGCATCGAAAAGGAAACTGGCGACTTTGCTGCCGAGGTCATGGCCCAAGTCAAAGGGGCCTGA
- the pyrH gene encoding UMP kinase, with product MTDQPAPRYQRVLLKLSGEALMGDQAFGIDPAIIFRLADDILALRAMGVEVAIVVGGGNIFRGEGLAKAGMDRVTGDQMGMLATVMNGLAMQDVLEQRGLEVRVMSALSIPAVCESFIRRRAIRHLEKGRIVILVGGTGNPFFTTDSGASLRAIEIQANIMIKATKVDGIYNADPVKDPAARRYDQLTYNAALDQRLGVMDATAIVLCRDQGMPMMVIDIHAPNNLVRAVMGEPVGTLVTA from the coding sequence ATGACAGACCAACCCGCTCCTCGTTACCAACGTGTATTGCTGAAGCTCAGCGGCGAGGCATTGATGGGCGATCAGGCCTTTGGCATCGATCCCGCGATCATTTTCCGCCTGGCCGATGACATCCTCGCCTTGCGCGCGATGGGGGTCGAAGTGGCGATTGTGGTGGGCGGCGGCAATATCTTCCGGGGCGAAGGGTTGGCCAAGGCCGGCATGGATCGGGTGACCGGGGATCAGATGGGTATGCTGGCCACTGTCATGAATGGCCTGGCCATGCAGGATGTGCTTGAGCAGCGCGGCCTGGAGGTACGTGTCATGTCCGCGCTGTCGATTCCCGCCGTGTGCGAGTCGTTCATTCGCCGCCGTGCCATTCGGCACCTCGAGAAGGGCCGGATCGTCATTCTGGTCGGTGGCACCGGTAACCCCTTCTTTACCACGGATTCGGGTGCCAGTCTGCGCGCGATCGAGATCCAGGCGAACATCATGATCAAGGCGACGAAGGTCGACGGGATTTACAATGCCGATCCCGTCAAGGACCCGGCCGCACGCCGTTACGACCAGCTGACATATAATGCGGCGCTGGACCAGCGGCTGGGCGTGATGGATGCCACCGCGATCGTATTGTGCCGGGATCAGGGCATGCCGATGATGGTCATCGACATTCATGCCCCGAACAATCTGGTGCGCGCCGTGATGGGCGAGCCCGTCGGCACGCTGGTGACGGCTTAG
- the frr gene encoding ribosome recycling factor: protein MIEDIKKDCDIRMHKSIDTLKTELAKIRTGRAHVSILDHVTVEYYGGMVPLSQVAKLSADDARTLSVVPWEKDMVAKVEKAIMTSDLGLNPSTSGMTIRVPMPALTEDRRRELGKIVRHEGENAKVAVRNIRRDANNDLKSLLKEKDISEDEERRGQDLIQKLTDSCVAEIDRIVAEKEKELMEV, encoded by the coding sequence ATGATTGAAGACATTAAAAAAGACTGTGATATCCGGATGCACAAGAGCATCGATACCCTGAAGACCGAACTGGCGAAGATTCGTACGGGCCGTGCCCACGTCAGTATCCTGGACCACGTGACCGTCGAGTATTACGGGGGCATGGTGCCGCTCTCCCAGGTGGCGAAACTGTCTGCCGATGACGCGCGCACGCTCTCGGTGGTGCCCTGGGAAAAGGATATGGTTGCCAAGGTCGAGAAGGCGATCATGACGTCCGACCTCGGGCTCAATCCATCGACGTCCGGCATGACGATTCGCGTGCCGATGCCGGCATTGACCGAGGATCGTCGTCGGGAGCTCGGCAAGATCGTGCGCCACGAGGGCGAAAATGCGAAGGTCGCGGTGCGGAATATCCGTCGCGATGCCAACAACGATCTCAAGTCGTTGCTCAAGGAGAAGGATATCTCCGAAGATGAAGAACGCCGGGGCCAGGATCTGATCCAGAAGCTGACCGATAGCTGCGTTGCCGAAATCGATCGGATTGTTGCGGAAAAAGAAAAAGAACTGATGGAAGTCTGA
- the uppS gene encoding polyprenyl diphosphate synthase has protein sequence MLDPERLPRHIAVVMDGNGRWAKARHLPRTIGHQRGRRAVRRLIEFASRAQIPVLTLFAFSSENWSRPTDEVEALMGLFVYALERDMDELVAHDVRIRFIGDRKPLSARIQTLMHEAERRTESSDGLNLLIAISYGGQWDILNAAKNLAAATMDGQLRLDGDPDIWRAAFEAQLSTAPCPPVDLFIRTGGEQRISNFLLWQLAYAELYFTDCLWPAFDRAHFLDALQWYAARQRRFGGLSE, from the coding sequence TTGCTCGATCCCGAGCGATTGCCGCGTCATATTGCCGTCGTCATGGATGGCAACGGTCGATGGGCCAAGGCTCGTCATCTGCCGCGGACCATCGGTCATCAGCGGGGGCGTCGCGCCGTTCGCCGGTTGATCGAATTCGCCAGCCGGGCGCAAATCCCCGTTCTCACCCTGTTCGCCTTTTCCTCAGAAAACTGGTCACGTCCCACCGATGAGGTGGAAGCGCTGATGGGCTTGTTCGTCTATGCCCTGGAGCGGGATATGGACGAACTGGTCGCCCATGACGTGCGAATTCGCTTTATCGGGGACCGCAAGCCCCTGTCTGCCCGCATACAGACCCTGATGCATGAGGCAGAGCGTCGAACCGAGTCGAGCGATGGCTTGAATCTGCTGATTGCCATCAGTTACGGTGGTCAGTGGGATATTCTGAATGCGGCCAAGAACTTGGCGGCCGCTACGATGGACGGGCAACTTCGACTCGATGGTGACCCCGATATCTGGCGTGCCGCATTCGAGGCCCAGTTATCCACAGCGCCTTGTCCGCCGGTCGATCTGTTCATTCGCACGGGTGGCGAACAGCGGATCAGCAACTTCCTGCTCTGGCAACTGGCCTATGCCGAACTGTATTTCACGGATTGTCTGTGGCCCGCGTTCGATAGGGCGCATTTTCTGGATGCCTTGCAGTGGTATGCCGCACGGCAGCGGCGCTTTGGTGGATTGAGCGAATGA
- a CDS encoding phosphatidate cytidylyltransferase, with product MNISRHMTQMMTATQVRILTGLGLSALGLMVILMFPEWAFIAFMSVMTLGLGFEWFRLSCAAPVGRAVALLLMSAVGAVLYLAVSPGQIPWLAGVTTFGWLLLMGGLWLHRKNAGSRRPAWLRTLLGLLILPLFWFSVVEIHRQETGPWLLIFGVMIVAVADSLAYFAGRAFGRYKLAPALSPGKTLEGLVGGLVGVGLLTAIGAVLPLFASVPSWQLALWSMGVALFSVAGDLEESRLKREAGVKDSGHLLPGHGGLLDRLDGQLAAMPVWLLALAQMSFLTFH from the coding sequence ATGAATATTTCCCGACATATGACCCAGATGATGACGGCCACCCAGGTGCGCATTCTCACCGGCTTGGGCCTGTCTGCGCTTGGGCTGATGGTCATCCTCATGTTCCCGGAATGGGCCTTCATCGCATTCATGAGCGTGATGACCCTCGGACTCGGTTTCGAGTGGTTCCGGCTGAGTTGCGCTGCACCTGTTGGGCGGGCGGTTGCCTTACTCCTCATGAGCGCGGTTGGTGCGGTGCTGTATCTTGCGGTTTCCCCAGGGCAGATTCCCTGGTTGGCCGGTGTGACCACGTTCGGCTGGCTCCTGCTGATGGGCGGGCTATGGCTCCATCGAAAGAATGCCGGTAGCCGTCGCCCTGCCTGGCTGCGCACGCTCCTCGGGCTTTTGATTCTGCCGCTCTTCTGGTTTTCGGTCGTCGAAATCCATCGTCAGGAGACCGGCCCCTGGCTGCTGATCTTCGGGGTGATGATCGTTGCCGTGGCGGATTCCCTGGCCTATTTCGCGGGTCGTGCTTTCGGACGATACAAGCTCGCGCCGGCCCTGAGCCCCGGCAAGACGCTCGAGGGTCTCGTTGGCGGCCTGGTGGGCGTCGGTTTGCTGACCGCTATTGGCGCGGTACTACCGCTTTTCGCGAGCGTCCCGTCCTGGCAGCTGGCCCTGTGGAGTATGGGCGTCGCGCTGTTTTCCGTGGCCGGCGACCTTGAAGAATCGCGGTTGAAGCGGGAGGCAGGCGTCAAGGATAGTGGCCACCTCCTACCTGGGCATGGTGGGCTGCTAGATCGCCTCGATGGTCAATTGGCAGCGATGCCGGTATGGTTACTGGCTTTGGCCCAGATGAGTTTCCTGACGTTCCACTAA
- a CDS encoding 1-deoxy-D-xylulose-5-phosphate reductoisomerase, translating into MKKIAIFGSTGSIGASTLAVIERHPDRFTVETLVAHARIDVLLTQIRQFRPRQVGVADPVAADSLRRQLVQTEPDPSLRPEVIDEARALVELAAQDDVDVVVAAIVGTAGLASTWAAVSAGKQVLLANKESLVAAGALMMSAAERTGATIIPIDSEHNAIFQCLPVDTAPTKAVDKLILTASGGPFRTLPAAAFAEITPEAACRHPNWSMGRKISVDSATMMNKGLEVIEAAWLFGMPAARIDVLVHPESIVHSLVQFADGSVLAQMGHPDMRTPIAHALGWPDRIASGVGNLDLRAIGTLCFEAPDLDRFPCLRLAYEALEHGGVAPLTVNAANEIAVAAFLDGRLSFLQIPELIARTRDTVLEAADADYTQPASIADVLALDDRVRSVATATIARITGRGGRVTVGSKQQVV; encoded by the coding sequence TTGAAAAAGATTGCTATTTTCGGCTCTACCGGCAGTATCGGCGCCAGCACGCTGGCCGTGATCGAGCGGCATCCCGATCGATTTACCGTGGAAACCCTGGTGGCCCATGCGCGTATCGATGTGCTCCTGACCCAGATTAGACAGTTTCGGCCCCGTCAGGTCGGTGTGGCCGATCCGGTCGCAGCTGATTCGCTACGGCGCCAACTGGTACAAACAGAGCCCGATCCGTCGCTTCGGCCGGAGGTCATCGATGAAGCCCGTGCGTTGGTCGAACTGGCGGCGCAGGATGACGTGGATGTCGTGGTCGCCGCCATCGTGGGCACGGCCGGTCTTGCCTCCACCTGGGCGGCCGTGTCTGCGGGCAAGCAGGTGCTGCTGGCCAACAAGGAATCCCTGGTCGCCGCCGGCGCCTTGATGATGAGTGCGGCCGAACGCACCGGTGCGACGATCATCCCGATCGACAGTGAGCACAATGCCATATTCCAGTGCCTACCGGTCGACACGGCCCCGACCAAGGCCGTGGACAAACTCATTCTCACCGCGTCCGGCGGTCCATTCCGGACCTTGCCGGCTGCTGCGTTTGCGGAGATCACACCGGAGGCGGCCTGCCGTCACCCGAATTGGTCCATGGGGCGAAAGATCTCCGTGGATTCCGCCACGATGATGAACAAGGGCCTGGAAGTGATCGAGGCAGCATGGCTGTTCGGCATGCCGGCGGCACGGATCGACGTGCTCGTGCATCCCGAATCCATCGTGCATTCGCTGGTGCAGTTCGCCGATGGCTCCGTATTGGCTCAGATGGGGCATCCGGACATGCGTACGCCGATAGCCCATGCACTGGGCTGGCCGGACCGCATTGCATCCGGCGTCGGCAATCTCGATCTTCGCGCCATTGGCACGTTGTGTTTCGAGGCACCGGATCTGGACCGATTCCCTTGTCTGCGCCTCGCCTATGAAGCGCTTGAGCATGGGGGCGTGGCGCCTCTGACGGTCAATGCTGCCAATGAAATCGCCGTGGCGGCCTTCCTGGACGGGCGCTTGTCCTTTCTGCAGATTCCGGAGCTCATCGCGCGAACGCGCGATACCGTTCTGGAAGCAGCGGACGCGGACTATACTCAACCCGCTTCCATAGCGGATGTTCTGGCACTCGACGATCGGGTGCGTTCCGTCGCAACAGCGACCATCGCGCGGATCACCGGCAGGGGTGGACGTGTGACCGTCGGCAGCAAGCAGCAGGTGGTGTGA
- the rseP gene encoding RIP metalloprotease RseP, with amino-acid sequence MSIAMSILGFLLTIGVLVAFHEYGHYWMARRLGVKVLTYSLGFGKALWSTRRGPDQTEYRIALLPLGGFVKMLDEREGPVAAAEQHRAFNRQPVWKRFLIVLAGPVANILLALVLWAAMFMVGVQGVLPKVGVLPSDSILAKSGLQDGDVITQVGGSVIHSLSDLRLAVLEGGVANARVPIEFEHQGAISTGTLDLSELKPLAGSTDGRPRDVLKEIGYRLWSPPGDAVIHKVLPNSAAAAAGLQAGDLIRAVNGESYRDPGSLIQRIEHSPGKAMTLQIVRDGQTRTLAVTPRPVEAGGARNGKVGRIGAEIALSPAAIQRARDSGVRLLVLERFGPVTALGMAVERSWAMTSLTFQVFGGLLSGQASLSNLSGPVAIAEFAGQSLLIGFSTFLGFLALVSLSLAIMNLLPVPLLDGGHLAMYVIEAIRGKAPGPQFEAMATRVGLFFLVSLMIVAFYNDIARLMHS; translated from the coding sequence ATGAGTATCGCAATGAGTATCCTGGGTTTTCTATTGACGATCGGCGTGCTGGTCGCCTTCCACGAATATGGTCATTACTGGATGGCGCGCCGGCTTGGGGTCAAGGTGCTGACCTACTCGCTGGGTTTCGGGAAGGCGCTGTGGTCCACCCGACGGGGCCCGGATCAGACCGAGTATCGGATTGCCCTGTTGCCGCTGGGCGGTTTCGTCAAGATGCTCGACGAGCGGGAAGGTCCCGTCGCCGCTGCCGAGCAGCATCGGGCGTTCAACCGGCAACCGGTCTGGAAGCGATTCCTGATCGTGTTGGCGGGCCCCGTCGCCAATATTCTGCTGGCGCTGGTCCTCTGGGCCGCGATGTTCATGGTGGGTGTCCAGGGTGTGTTGCCGAAGGTGGGTGTGCTGCCGTCGGACTCGATCCTGGCCAAGAGCGGTTTGCAGGACGGAGACGTGATCACCCAAGTCGGCGGTTCAGTCATCCATAGCCTATCCGATTTGCGTCTGGCCGTGCTCGAGGGCGGGGTGGCGAATGCACGCGTGCCGATCGAGTTCGAGCATCAGGGAGCCATCAGTACCGGTACGCTTGATCTCAGCGAGCTCAAGCCACTCGCCGGTTCGACCGATGGCCGACCGCGCGATGTACTCAAGGAAATCGGTTATCGATTGTGGTCTCCCCCTGGGGATGCCGTCATCCACAAGGTGCTGCCGAATAGCGCAGCTGCTGCTGCGGGCCTGCAGGCCGGCGACCTCATCCGTGCCGTGAATGGCGAAAGCTATCGGGATCCCGGCAGCCTCATCCAGCGGATCGAACATTCCCCGGGCAAGGCCATGACGCTGCAAATCGTTCGGGACGGGCAGACGCGCACCTTGGCCGTGACGCCCCGACCGGTCGAGGCGGGTGGCGCGCGTAATGGGAAGGTAGGCCGAATCGGTGCGGAGATTGCGCTTAGCCCGGCGGCCATACAGCGCGCACGGGATTCCGGCGTCCGGTTGCTGGTTCTCGAACGATTCGGTCCCGTCACCGCCCTCGGCATGGCGGTCGAACGGAGTTGGGCCATGACGAGCCTCACCTTTCAGGTGTTCGGTGGTCTGCTCAGTGGTCAGGCGAGCCTGTCGAACCTGTCCGGTCCCGTCGCGATTGCCGAGTTCGCCGGCCAGAGTCTCCTGATCGGCTTTTCGACCTTCCTGGGCTTTCTGGCGCTGGTCAGTCTCTCCCTGGCGATCATGAACCTGTTGCCTGTGCCGTTGCTGGACGGCGGGCATCTGGCCATGTACGTGATCGAAGCTATTCGCGGCAAGGCGCCCGGGCCTCAGTTCGAGGCGATGGCGACACGGGTGGGGCTGTTTTTTCTGGTGAGCCTGATGATCGTTGCCTTTTACAACGATATCGCCCGGTTGATGCACTCCTGA